DNA from Nitrospina gracilis Nb-211:
GCGAGAAAGATTGTGTCAGCGCTTTCGCCGGGTTCAGTGTCGGCACCTGCTCGCCCAGCCGTTTGGCCTGGTCGGCCGCGTTGGGTCCCAGCGGGTTGACGGGTGTGTGCATCGGGATGAAATCCATGTCGCTCGTCCTTCCTTTATTTCTTATCGGCAAATCCGCGGCCCAGGAGGACCGGTTTTTCAGGATTCAACCCTTTCCTAGCAAGCCCGGTGCCAAAACCCGAAAAATCTTCGATTAGCCTGTAACAGGTTATAAACAGGTGGTTTATGGGTTTGGGTCCGAGCCAGTCCAAATGCGGGAGGGGGCAGGCGTGGAGGGGGAGGGGCAAATATTTCCAGATGGCAGGGAAAAGCTTTCCCTTTTCCTTCAGGACCCGGATCGTGCGAAAAATACGACGGGCGGCTTGTATTCGGATGGGTCCATGCACAGGGTAGCACCGCCCGGAGTTTTCCTGTATAAAGGATACATTCCTGTTTTTTTTAACTTACGGCGGTTTGAATATGAAGAAATGGATCCTCATGGGGGCGCTCCTGTTGGCAATGACGGCGGCCTGCGACAACACGCAGACGACGGTGGAAGAACAACCCCTGCAATTACCCGAAAAAGAGAAAACCTGGGTGAAGACCGAGGAGGTGGAGATCACCAAGGACAAGGTGGCGGCGAACCCGGAACCCACCTTGAAAGCGGAGGTGGATCCGGCTCTGAAAGACACGTTGACCAACGTGGATGTCAGCGTGCAGGTGGCGCAGATCAATTCTGCCGATTCCTGCCATGCGGTATTGGAACCGATGGACAAAGCCCGCAAGGCGGTGCAGAGAGAGGGCGGCATGTGGCATGCTTTCGAGCGGAACGAAAAACTGCGCCCCTTTTCCGATACCGGTTTTCAGATCGACAGCAACATGAACAAGCTGTTCTTCGCCCTCAGCTATCTGTGCAAAACCGCCAAGGGCGTGCCCATGACCGGGCTCGCCATCACCGTTGACCGGATGATCGAGAGCAGGGGAGTGGAAGGCACCAGGAAACACATGATCCAGCTGGGCAATCCGGAGTCGGTGACCGACCAATGGATCAAGTATGCACAGGAAGCAAAACGCATCGCCGACCGCAACATCCCGTATGAAGAAGTCGGGCGGCTGGTTCTGCAAACCAAACCGTTGATTGACCTGTACCAGGAACTGCTGGCGCGCAAGGTGGATGAAAGCAACGAGCAGAAGTTCCTGTCCGATAGCGTCACCCTGCTGGACGTCATCCATTCCCGCATGTCGGGGGAAAGCCACCTGGCGATGGCGCGCACGGAAGACCTGCAGGTTCCCTACGAAAAATTCCGTAACGAAATGTGACCTCCCCCGCGGGGGTCACTGTCCTTCCCGCACCTCGATGTAGTACCACTGCGCCTTCGGGCTGGTGGAAAAGGTCCGGTACGTTTCATAACTCTGCGCCGGCAGTTGGACGCGATCCCAGTTGGAAGTTTCTTCCGTCGGGCTCCGGTCCTTGTCGAAGAACCGCGCGCGCGCCTGCACCTGCAGGGGATAATCGGTGTGGTTGCGGATCTGCATCCACACTTCCAGCGTGCCGGTGGCCGTGGGACGCGAGTTGTGTTCCGTAATGGAAACCTTTTTCTTGCCTGGGGCGTTCATCGGCACGGAGGGTTCCGGACCCAGCCGGCTGCCGCGGCAGTAGTTCAGCCATTCACTGCGCCGTTGCAAGCCTTCATCGAGAAAGCGGACGCTGTTCATTTTGATGGCGGCGTCGGCTTCGCCTTCCGCCAGGATGCGCGGACACGGGTCCGTGGCACATCCGCTCAACCAGCCCGCCGCCACAAGGCAGGCAATCAGGGTTCCCGATCGGTTCATGCGGCCTCCGATAAAATGTTGTGAATGAGTCATTGTCATTTTTTGACGAGGGCGGAACGGGAACGGGCCCACACCAGCCCCGTGCCGCCGTGTGTTTTTAAAATGGGACGCTGCGTGGACAGGGCAGTCTGTTTCTGTCCATTTGCGTCTTCAAACCAGAGGCCCACCTCTCCCCATTCCGCGGGATCGACTTTCATGGTGAGCGCATGCACGCTGTCCGGCAGGTTGTTCCAGTAACGCGTGTCGGCCTGCGTTTTGGTGTTGGCGGCCAACGCCATCTGCGTCGCCCCCACCAGCCCCAAGGCACCGGCGGCAATCTGGAACGTGCCGGAGTTTTCCATGAGCGGCGCCATGATCATGGTCTTCGAGGCGATGTCGGTCAGCGCCGAGCCCATCACGGCGTTGGTCTGGCGGAAATACACCTTGCCTTCCAGAATCTTGTCGAACTGCCGCCCGCCGCGGGAAGTGGCCTGCCAGTAGATGTCTTCCATCGGATACGTATCGTAGGTGTTGCCGTTCAATTGCAGGTGCGCGCGGGTTTCGACAAAGCCGCGTCCCCGGCGGAACTTCAACTCGCCGTGGCCGATGCCGTCCGATATCTTGCGGGGCGAGGTGCCGGTTTCGACCAGCACCAGCACGTTGTCATCGTCGCCGGGAACTTTAAAATCCGGGCGGAAGCGCTTCACTTCTTCGTACGCCATGCGGGCGAGGTCGTGGTCGCCCAGTTTCTGCGACACCCAGCCCTGCAGGAAGATGAGCAGGGCGAAGTCACAGCGGTTCTGTTCTTCCTCGGCGAAGGCATCCTGCAGGACGCCGCCCTTGAACGACGCGCGCGCGTTTTCCAGGTCGCCTTCGATGAGGTACAGCAGGCCGCGGTAGTAGTAGGCCATGGCGCGTTCATACGGCTCGCCCTTGAAATCCTTGCGCCCTTCCTCGTACCACAGACTGCGCGCGTTGCGGGCGGTTTCATCGTCGGCATAAATGGTCTCGATGTTCAGCAGGGCGCGGTCGAGGGATTCGCGGGCCAGCGAGTAGTGACCGAGTTCCATGGCGGCGAGGCCGACGCGCATGTCGTTCAGCACCTGGTTGCGCGGACCTTCGGTGAGCGCTTTGCGGTAAAGGGTGTGCAGGACGGCGGGTTTGTCCTGGAGATAGGCGTTCATCGCTGCGTCCGAGACGTGCGCCTTCTGCGAGGTGGGGCCGCAGGCCGGAAGCAGGAGCAAACTAAGCGCCAATGCACCGAGGCGGCGTTTCAGGTTGCCGGCAATGGAGCGGGCGTCACCGGTAGATGATATCGTCCCGCGCAGATTTGCGAAAATCATAAATCCCCGTCCACACAATGGCGCTGTTGTTCAGGTCCACCATTTCAAAAATGATCTGATGATAACGGGAGGTCCGTCCGGTGGTGGGATTGATCTGGTCGAGGGTGGTGATGCGTCCGCCCAGCCGGTAGTCGCCGGAGAGCAGGCTGGCACCGCGTCCCTTGTAAGCGGTCTCTTCCTTCACCATGCCCTCGTAATGACGGCCGACGAACACCATGCGGCCCTGCGCCGCGCGGTTCAGGTCCACGCGCAGGCGGTCGGTGATGATGTTCTTGTTGATGCGCGACGAACTTTCATTGCGGAAAAACTCGGCGTCGATGATGACTTTGGGCGGCGTCTTGGCGCCGGCGAGCGACGGGTTGGTCAACATGTCGCGCATCATCTTGTCAGTCATGGCGCGGATGTCCTGCGATTCGATGCCCACGCCCGCGAGTTGTCCGGTGGAATTCGGGTCTTCATACACCGTGGGGCTGCCCGGTGCGTTTTCGATGGTGGACGCGGAATAGGTGGCGCACCCGCCCAGCAGGAGCAGGCCGATTGCCAAAGGGAACCCAAGTCTGACCGATCCGTTCATGAGATCCATTCCTTCTTTGATTAAGAAAAGCGTGGTGTGGCCGGGTAAGTCGTCTTACCGAATGGTACCCCATAACCCGGCGGGGGGCAAAAAACTTTGGCCGCGCACTCCGGAAACGTGATGACTCCGGAATGCGCGGCCTCCGTAATGAGACGGTTTTCAGAGAATTTCAACCAGCGAGGTCAGGGCTTGTTGCCGGCATTGACCAGAGCCTGGTAGTAATTGCTTTTCAGATCGGGATAGATTTCCCAGGTTGCTTCCAGCGCCTGCTGGTAGTGCTCGTGCGTGGAGTGGCGGGCGTAGAGGTACACCGCCATGTCGTTGACGTTGTTGAACGACATGTCCGAGGTTTCGGTGATGTATTCCATGCCGCCGGAAGCCTCGATGGCGATCTTGCGGCCGGCGTATTCCCCGACCTGCGCCCCCAGGAGGCCACCGACAAACGGCACCTGCTCCAGCGCCTTCTGCCCGGCGTAGGCGCCCGCCATCTGACCGACCTTCGAGCCCAGCTGGGCGTTGATGGCTTTGTCCACCCACAACGCCAGCACGCCGTCCTGCGTGTACGGCGACATGAACTCGCCGGTGTTGTCCATGAGCGGCTGGGGCACGTTGACGATGTCCTGCGGTTTCGGTATCTGCGGACCGGCGCAGGCCGCCAGCGTGACCGCCAGAACCAGTAAAAGACACTTCTTGAACAAAGAAAAGGTTGGGTGGTTCATGACTCTGCCTCCTCAAACAGAATGAATGAATATATAAAATGCCAGTTCAGGCAAGTATGTAAGGTACAGAGGGCGTGAGTCGGCGCGGTAAAATCAATCGGCAGGCCCCTCCCCGGATGACACCGACCAAACACAGGTGAATTCGGTATGCAGAGAAAATATAAAGACTTGAGCCCAAGGGTGCAAGAAGTTTGTCGGGGTATTTCTGCTCGCAATGAGATAGTATTTCTTATCCGATACTAAGGATTTCGCTCAGGCTTTTTAGATAACAAATAGATAGAAGTAAGGAGGGGGGATGGGGGCGGTAATCGTCGTGTGAAAAAAAATATTTATATCGGAAAAGCGATTCTTGAGAAGGGGGTGGCGGTCCGTCAATCGGGCTGGGAAGGTTGCCGTGCGGGGGTGTGGGCGGGACGGGGGGCGGTCTGCGGGTCGGCTTCCAATGTGCCGGAGGAACCGGTTTGGGGATCCGTCTGCGTTTGACCCGGTTTTTCGAACTT
Protein-coding regions in this window:
- a CDS encoding penicillin-binding protein activator LpoB gives rise to the protein MNGSVRLGFPLAIGLLLLGGCATYSASTIENAPGSPTVYEDPNSTGQLAGVGIESQDIRAMTDKMMRDMLTNPSLAGAKTPPKVIIDAEFFRNESSSRINKNIITDRLRVDLNRAAQGRMVFVGRHYEGMVKEETAYKGRGASLLSGDYRLGGRITTLDQINPTTGRTSRYHQIIFEMVDLNNSAIVWTGIYDFRKSARDDIIYR